ggggggggggggggggggggggggggggggggggggggggggggggggggggggggggggggggggggggggggggggggggggggggggggggggggggggcccagtccctcccagtggctcccagcacatcccagtgcctcTGGCAGCCCCCCAGTGCCTCCCCCGTACCCCAGCGCTGTCTCAGcggctgctccaggctgacGTGCTCCACCTGGCACGTGTAGCTGAGCCCGCGCCGGGGCGGcgtttccagcagcaccagcagctggtaGGTCCAGTCGCCGTTGGCCACCACGTCGGTGGCCACCACGTGCTCCgagagctcctgctggccctgcaaCCACCTGACCTGGATCTGGGCAGGGTAGAAATCCATCACGGAGCAGAGCAGGCGGTcggggccgggctgggagcTCGAGGGCATCAGCGAGATGGACAcgctggggggcactgggagagagcggggacacactgggatcagctgggggGTACTGGGAGAGAGCCGGGAGGGGTTCGATGGGATTGGGAGGGAGTGGGACTGGACTGGGATGACTGGAATGGACTATGAGGGTTTGGGGCGgcactgggatgaactgggaatgaAGCGTTCGCCGCTGCGATGCCAAGTCCAGCGCGGGCACTCGGCTCTGCGGATCTGCCTGGCAACGGGTGAGTCATCAGAGCTACGCACTCCGATT
The nucleotide sequence above comes from Ficedula albicollis isolate OC2 unplaced genomic scaffold, FicAlb1.5 N01902, whole genome shotgun sequence. Encoded proteins:
- the LOC101818035 gene encoding class II histocompatibility antigen, B-L beta chain-like, with the protein product NGTEKVRFVERYIYNRMEHVRFDSDVGRFEGFTPFGECNARHWNSDPEWMENRRTAVDWFCRDWYEPDAPFSGGIVTPFSVERRVPPSVSISLMPSSSQPGPDRLLCSVMDFYPAQIQVRWLQGQQELSEHVVATDVVANGDWTYQLLVLLETPPRRGLSYTCQVEHVSLEQPLRQRWGTGEALGG